Below is a window of Anaerolineales bacterium DNA.
ATTTCGGTTTTAGAGATGTCGGTTTTGTGGGCCATGGCTTCCTGGTATATCGGGATGAGATTGCCGCGATGCACCGATTTCGCGGGATGGGCAACGGCTTTCTGTCCGCTGGACGGCATATCGCACGGCCGTTCGCTTATCCGTGAAAATATAACATGGTTTTGGATATAAAGTCTCTAAAAAAGAGACGTTTTTCGGCAAAGAGGGGATGTTTTTTCCACATTCTTTACTCGCCGATGAGTCTTGACAAATAGCCATAGCAATGTATAATACTTAGCGAGGCTAAATATTATGGAAGAAAAAACAACTTTCGATAAGGAGTTAAAGCGGGGCACGCTCGAGATGATCCTGCTGCAGATGATCTCCGAGCGGCAGATGTACGGCTACGAGCTGGTCTCGACGCTCGAATCCCGCGGGGGAAGCCTGTTCCGTCTGAAGGAGGGGACGCTGTATCCGGTCCTCTACCGGCTGGAAAAGGCCGGCCACATCGACGCCCGTTGGGAGACGCTCGAGCGCGGCGTGCCGCGCAAGTACTACCGTCTGACGAAATCCGGCGCCAAATTCCTGGAGGCGCGCGTCGCCGAATGGAAGGCATTTATCTCCGCAATTGAGCGGCTGATGGAAAGGGAGAAAAACCAATGACCCAGGCACCGTCGAATATCGCACAACAGTACGTCCGCAAAGTGATGGATCTGATCTACGCTCCGGAGAGCGACCGGGAACGGATCCGGGCCGACCTGGAGGCGCATCTGCGCGAGGGGATTGCCGGCGGAGAGGACATGAAAACGCTGGTCGAGCGGATGGGCGATCCGCGCGAGGTGGCGGCCGAGTTCATGAAGGAGGTCCCGCTGGTGTATGCCGGCTTCGGCCGCCGGGCGGCGGCTTTTCTGGTGGACATGGTCTTCATCATCGGCTTCGCCGCGCTTGCCGCCGCGCTGACGATCGTGCTTGCCAACGCCGTTCCGCAGAACCCCGAAGGGATGCCGGAGAAGGTCCTCGGCGGCGTCCTGATCGTGCTGGTCTTGATCGGCGCCAACGCCTGCATCGCCATGATCCTCGCCTACTTCCCGCTGCTCGAAGGGCGGTTCGGCCGCACGGTCGGCAAGTACTTGCTGGGCCTCCGGGTGCGCTCGGAGGACGGTTTGCCTCCCACCTATTGGCAGGCTTTCCTGCGGCGGCTTTCCTTTTACTTCGAGATCTTCCCGCTCGAAGCGCTGTTTCTCGCACTGCAACCCAAGCGGCAGCGCTGGTTCGACCTGCTGGCCAAGACGGTGGTGGTGCGGGAACGCTGAGCAGATCCGGCCCCCGCCTCTCCCCCATCACTCTTCTCCGGTTCCGCAGGGGGTGGCGGGGGAGAGGCTTCTTTCCCACATGCGGACCATTCCGCAAAAACGCACCTTTTTCGTATTTGCTCAACATGATACAAGGATTGAAAAATAGACGAAAAACCATCCAATTATTCCCCCCCTCATCCCATCCTCCCGTCACTGTCCCGTGCGGAGCGCGGGACATGCGTTCCGGGATACATTCTCACAGCCTATCGCTTGAGCTGGAGGGCTTTCAACAAATGCATAATTTCATCCGTAGATGTAGGGCTGGGAGAAGGTGCCCGAAGGGCGGATGAGGGGGAGGCTGAGGAGATACCTGTTTTCATGAACGGCAAAGGCTCTGGACCGCGCCCCGGCTTTGTCGCTTGATGGTGCGGTGGCGGGACTTCGGAAAGTTTTTTTGTCGTCCGATGCGGCATCGGCCGGCGCCGGAAGAGAGGTACGATGGACTTTCCCGTGCAGACGATCGTCTTCTCGCTGCCCTCCCTGGCGGTGATCGCCTATTACAAACTGCGCGGCGGATCCTGGCGGGATTCGCTGTCGAAAGTCGGATGGCGCGGGGCGGCGTTCCGATACCTCGCCGCCGGATTGATCTTGGGCTTGCTGACGGCGGCCGCGCTTCCACTACTCCGGCTGCTGATCCCGGAGCACGTCCTGAACGATCCGAA
It encodes the following:
- a CDS encoding helix-turn-helix transcriptional regulator, yielding MEEKTTFDKELKRGTLEMILLQMISERQMYGYELVSTLESRGGSLFRLKEGTLYPVLYRLEKAGHIDARWETLERGVPRKYYRLTKSGAKFLEARVAEWKAFISAIERLMEREKNQ
- a CDS encoding RDD family protein, with the translated sequence MTQAPSNIAQQYVRKVMDLIYAPESDRERIRADLEAHLREGIAGGEDMKTLVERMGDPREVAAEFMKEVPLVYAGFGRRAAAFLVDMVFIIGFAALAAALTIVLANAVPQNPEGMPEKVLGGVLIVLVLIGANACIAMILAYFPLLEGRFGRTVGKYLLGLRVRSEDGLPPTYWQAFLRRLSFYFEIFPLEALFLALQPKRQRWFDLLAKTVVVRER